In Candidatus Methylopumilus universalis, one DNA window encodes the following:
- the surE gene encoding 5'/3'-nucleotidase SurE: MNILLSNDDGYDAPGIKKLASYLKKIAHVTIVAPDRNRSGASNSLSLDRPLTVTEVEKDYYYIDGTPTDCVHLALTGLLDHMPDMVISGINNGANMGDDTIYSGTVAAAMEGYLLDIPSFAISMSQHEATHFETAASITNDLILHYQNNKPKEAMLLNINVPDVPLEKIQGIHITRLGKRHKAEPVNKTQDADGNTVYWVGAAGLPNDGGEGTDFYSVGHGFVSVSPIHADLTRHNQITDLKTWMNSFK, from the coding sequence ATGAATATTCTTTTATCTAATGATGATGGTTACGATGCACCTGGTATTAAAAAACTTGCAAGCTATTTAAAAAAAATAGCGCACGTAACTATCGTGGCACCTGATAGAAATAGAAGTGGCGCAAGTAACTCCTTATCACTTGATCGTCCATTGACAGTCACAGAGGTTGAAAAAGATTATTACTATATTGATGGCACACCAACAGATTGCGTGCATTTAGCATTGACGGGATTACTAGATCATATGCCAGACATGGTGATTTCAGGTATCAATAATGGCGCTAATATGGGTGATGACACTATTTACTCGGGCACGGTAGCAGCGGCTATGGAAGGCTACTTGTTGGACATTCCCTCCTTTGCTATTTCAATGTCACAACACGAAGCAACTCATTTTGAAACAGCTGCATCTATTACAAATGATCTTATTTTGCATTACCAAAATAATAAACCTAAAGAAGCCATGCTCTTAAATATCAATGTGCCTGATGTGCCTTTAGAAAAAATTCAAGGTATACACATCACAAGACTTGGAAAAAGACATAAAGCAGAGCCTGTTAATAAAACACAAGATGCCGATGGCAATACCGTTTACTGGGTTGGTGCTGCAGGCTTGCCGAATGATGGAGGAGAAGGTACTGATTTTTATTCTGTCGGCCATGGTTTTGTTTCTGTATCGCCTATTCACGCAGACCTTACAAGACATAATCAAATTACTGATTTAAAAACATGGATGAATAGCTTTAAATGA
- a CDS encoding DUF2069 domain-containing protein, giving the protein MAPFKNQSSWLVLKIIPLLIPLMGVLKGKIYTYKWSGMLILIYFIEGVVRSYSDLGLSSKIALLEVFLSIVFFLCATFYVKVSRT; this is encoded by the coding sequence TTGGCGCCCTTTAAAAATCAGAGCTCATGGCTTGTGCTTAAAATCATACCGCTTCTCATTCCGTTAATGGGTGTTCTTAAAGGAAAAATTTACACCTACAAATGGTCTGGCATGCTCATACTCATTTATTTTATTGAAGGTGTGGTTAGATCCTATTCTGATCTGGGTCTATCATCTAAAATAGCACTTCTTGAAGTTTTTTTAAGTATTGTATTTTTTCTATGTGCAACGTTTTATGTGAAAGTCAGCCGTACGTAA
- the wrbA gene encoding NAD(P)H:quinone oxidoreductase — MKEVLVLYYSHGGAVGEMATFIARGIESIPGVKARIRTVPKITSTVQALEDSIPSEGPPYVVHKDLEECIGLAMGSPTRFGNMAAPLKYFIDSTISLWLSGNLIGKPACVFTSSGSHHGGNESTLLSMQLPLLHLGMVILGVPYSVPELSSTKTGGTPYGPSHVAGESNKAPISEDEKKICLAMGKRLAETALKLSV; from the coding sequence ATGAAAGAAGTTTTAGTACTCTACTACTCTCATGGGGGTGCGGTTGGGGAAATGGCCACATTTATTGCGAGAGGTATTGAATCTATTCCTGGTGTTAAAGCCAGAATTCGAACTGTGCCTAAGATAACATCTACCGTTCAGGCTTTGGAAGACAGCATCCCTAGCGAAGGCCCTCCTTATGTGGTTCACAAAGATCTTGAAGAATGTATTGGTCTTGCCATGGGAAGTCCGACGAGATTTGGCAATATGGCAGCGCCGCTTAAATATTTCATCGATAGCACGATATCTTTATGGTTAAGTGGAAACTTGATTGGAAAACCTGCTTGTGTATTTACGTCTTCAGGCTCTCACCATGGAGGTAATGAATCAACACTTCTTAGTATGCAACTTCCATTACTTCATTTAGGTATGGTCATTTTGGGTGTGCCTTACTCAGTTCCAGAATTAAGCAGCACCAAAACAGGGGGAACACCTTACGGCCCTTCTCATGTGGCTGGTGAGTCTAATAAAGCCCCTATATCTGAGGACGAAAAAAAAATATGTCTTGCTATGGGCAAGCGATTAGCTGAAACCGCGCTTAAGCTTTCAGTATGA
- the purB gene encoding adenylosuccinate lyase, producing MQLSTLNALSPLDGRYAKKVDNLRQYFSEFALIKFRVEVEIKWLISLSDEKAIKEVTNLSASTRELLQKSIQSFSETDAAEIKKIEETTNHDVKAVEYWLKNKFKDNQEIKSISEFIHFACTSEDVNNLSHALMIKHAKETVLTPNYENIIKKLKDLAHDLSGHAMLARTHGQSASPTTMGKEMANVAYRLQRQIDQIKAQEILGKMNGAVGNFNAHITTYPEFNWQAFSKTFVESFGLTFNPYTTQIEPHDYMAELFQNMTRMNTILIDLNRDIWGYISLGYFKQKLKENEVGSSTMPHKVNPIDFENSEGNLGIANALLVHFSEKLPISRWQRDLTDSTVIRNIGLGFGYTLLAIDSCLKGLNKLEINAKKLSDDLDHAWEVLAEPIQTVMRRYGIENPYEKLKELTRGKDHITKEVIQAFIQQLEIPKEAKDGLLQLTPATYIGDAVQLAKKI from the coding sequence ATGCAATTATCAACACTGAATGCCCTGTCTCCCTTAGATGGAAGATACGCTAAAAAAGTCGATAATTTACGCCAGTACTTTAGTGAGTTTGCTCTCATTAAATTCCGTGTTGAAGTTGAAATTAAATGGCTCATTTCATTGTCTGATGAAAAAGCGATTAAAGAAGTTACCAATCTAAGCGCATCAACAAGAGAGTTACTTCAAAAAAGTATTCAATCTTTTAGCGAAACTGATGCCGCTGAAATTAAAAAAATTGAAGAAACAACCAATCACGATGTCAAAGCAGTTGAGTATTGGTTAAAAAATAAATTCAAAGACAATCAAGAAATTAAAAGTATTTCAGAGTTTATTCATTTCGCATGTACCTCTGAAGATGTTAATAATCTTTCACATGCCCTCATGATTAAACATGCCAAAGAAACTGTTTTAACCCCTAACTATGAAAACATCATTAAAAAATTAAAAGATCTAGCACATGATTTAAGTGGTCACGCCATGTTAGCCCGAACGCATGGACAATCTGCAAGCCCAACAACGATGGGTAAAGAAATGGCTAATGTCGCCTATAGATTACAAAGACAAATTGATCAAATTAAAGCCCAAGAGATTTTAGGCAAAATGAATGGTGCGGTAGGTAATTTTAATGCGCATATCACAACGTATCCTGAATTTAATTGGCAGGCATTTTCAAAAACATTTGTAGAGTCATTTGGTCTTACTTTCAACCCGTATACAACACAGATCGAGCCGCATGATTATATGGCGGAGCTCTTTCAAAATATGACAAGAATGAATACGATTCTCATCGATCTTAATCGAGATATTTGGGGCTATATATCACTTGGTTATTTCAAACAAAAATTAAAAGAAAATGAAGTGGGCTCATCTACGATGCCTCACAAAGTTAATCCGATTGATTTTGAAAATTCAGAAGGCAACCTTGGCATTGCAAATGCTCTGTTGGTTCATTTCTCAGAAAAGCTTCCTATCTCAAGATGGCAAAGAGACTTAACTGACTCTACTGTCATTCGAAATATTGGCCTAGGTTTTGGTTATACACTGCTTGCCATTGACTCTTGCCTTAAAGGCCTTAATAAATTAGAAATTAATGCAAAAAAATTATCTGATGATTTAGATCATGCTTGGGAAGTTTTAGCAGAGCCTATTCAGACTGTTATGAGAAGGTATGGTATTGAAAATCCATATGAAAAACTTAAAGAGTTAACACGCGGCAAAGATCATATAACGAAAGAAGTAATTCAAGCTTTCATTCAGCAACTTGAAATTCCTAAAGAAGCTAAAGATGGATTGCTTCAATTAACACCGGCAACTTATATCGGTGATGCCGTTCAGCTGGCAAAAAAAATCTAA
- a CDS encoding 23S rRNA (adenine(2030)-N(6))-methyltransferase RlmJ has product MLSYRHGFHAGNHADVLKHIVLTLILDYLKQKNKPYWFIDTHAGAGKYSLESEFSNKTSEHLDGIKKIFHDEKKPLALAKYIEVIRHLNGGDQLKQYPGSPWIASQMLSHEDRIRLFELHPTDLTSLLHALGKKHNIKIYGEDGFQGLKALIPPPPKRALVLTDPSYEIKNDYLKVVESLKDSLKRFETGIYMVWCPLIDRTEPLTMLKQLQKLNVKEWLYVSLSIAKPSDDIGMFGSYLFIINPPWKLKEQLQEIMPYLSQQLGLNGHGSYEIDAKTS; this is encoded by the coding sequence ATGCTTAGTTATCGTCACGGCTTTCACGCAGGCAATCATGCAGATGTGTTAAAACATATTGTGCTAACCCTTATCTTGGATTACCTCAAACAAAAAAATAAACCTTATTGGTTTATTGATACGCACGCAGGGGCAGGCAAGTATTCGCTTGAAAGTGAGTTTTCTAATAAAACATCTGAACATCTAGATGGTATTAAAAAAATCTTTCATGATGAAAAAAAACCATTAGCTTTAGCAAAATATATTGAAGTTATCAGGCATCTGAATGGTGGCGATCAATTGAAGCAATATCCTGGCTCTCCTTGGATCGCAAGCCAGATGCTATCTCATGAAGACAGAATCAGGCTCTTTGAATTACACCCTACCGACTTAACTTCCCTTCTTCATGCGTTAGGTAAAAAGCATAATATTAAAATCTATGGTGAAGATGGCTTCCAGGGATTAAAAGCCCTTATTCCGCCACCTCCAAAAAGAGCCCTTGTTTTAACCGATCCCTCTTATGAAATTAAAAACGATTACCTAAAAGTGGTGGAATCCTTAAAAGACAGCTTAAAACGTTTTGAAACCGGCATCTATATGGTTTGGTGTCCTTTGATTGATCGAACGGAACCCTTAACGATGCTCAAACAACTTCAAAAATTGAATGTTAAAGAGTGGCTTTATGTAAGCCTTTCAATTGCCAAACCGAGTGATGATATTGGGATGTTCGGTAGCTATCTTTTTATCATCAATCCACCATGGAAACTCAAAGAACAATTACAAGAAATCATGCCGTATTTAAGCCAGCAATTAGGGCTTAACGGCCATGGTTCTTATGAAATTGATGCAAAAACGAGTTAA
- a CDS encoding uracil-DNA glycosylase, which yields MTQYKEDCRECPRLATFLDQVKLEQPHYFCKPVPPFGDTSIRLLIVGLAPGMHGANRTGRPFTGDFAGILLYKALFHFGFSNQQESIAADDSLKLMDCRITNAVKCLPPQNKPEPKEIKQCNHYLKSELDLLKPRTLVLALGSIAHQSVLSAFQLKKSDYVFSHGARHNLPNQLVLYDSYHCSRYNTQTKRLTEEMFFSVFQSIKKEMEN from the coding sequence ATGACACAATATAAAGAAGACTGCAGAGAATGCCCTCGACTTGCAACATTTCTAGATCAAGTTAAATTAGAGCAGCCGCATTATTTTTGTAAGCCTGTCCCACCTTTTGGTGACACATCGATTCGTTTATTGATTGTAGGTTTAGCGCCTGGCATGCACGGCGCAAATAGAACAGGCAGGCCCTTTACTGGTGATTTCGCAGGCATTCTTTTATATAAAGCCTTATTTCACTTTGGATTTTCAAATCAACAAGAGTCGATCGCAGCTGATGATTCACTAAAGCTTATGGATTGTAGGATTACAAATGCTGTGAAATGTTTGCCTCCACAAAACAAACCCGAACCTAAAGAAATAAAACAATGCAATCATTATTTAAAATCGGAACTAGATTTACTAAAGCCTCGCACATTAGTTTTAGCTTTAGGCAGTATCGCGCATCAATCTGTCTTATCTGCTTTTCAATTGAAAAAATCTGATTATGTATTTTCACATGGCGCTCGTCATAATTTACCTAATCAATTAGTTTTATATGATAGTTACCATTGCAGTCGATACAATACGCAAACAAAAAGACTCACCGAAGAAATGTTTTTTAGTGTTTTTCAATCAATCAAAAAAGAAATGGAGAATTAA
- a CDS encoding tautomerase family protein, translated as MPYINIKLAGTLNRDQKETIAKEITTLMEKVAHKPASYTYIVFDEVKGEDWSVGGNLLG; from the coding sequence ATGCCTTACATCAATATTAAATTAGCAGGAACCTTAAACCGCGATCAAAAAGAAACAATCGCAAAAGAAATCACAACGCTTATGGAAAAAGTAGCTCATAAACCAGCTTCGTACACCTACATTGTATTTGATGAAGTTAAAGGTGAAGATTGGTCAGTAGGGGGCAATTTGTTAGGCTAG
- the uvrC gene encoding excinuclease ABC subunit UvrC, which translates to MDIKPFLKTLPNLPGVYRMINQAGEVIYVGKAKDLKKRVSSYFVKTIVSPRTKMMVGHIDHIEITVTHSEAEALILENNMIKSHMPRYNVIFRDDKSYPYIVLTNEKYPRLAFHRGAQKKGNQYFGPFPNTNAVRESIQLLQKVFKLRTCENSVFKNRSRPCLQYQIHRCTAPCVDFIPEDEYKNDIKHASLFLDGKDSEVISQLTNQMNEAATSHAYEHAALYRDRIQSLRQVRTKQFVSDFSASDADIIACVEEAGEYCLNLVMIRAGRHLGDKSFFPKNAADIETQDVIETFIAQYYTNQTIPKLIVTQQHVNQSLLSEFFKLNYDIEVKVINKAIGDKRVWLAMAQKNAQIALKQKLMQTESQENRVEALKAIFNLSDSFSRIECFDISHTMGEGTVASCVVFDKGNLQNKEYRRFNIQDITPGDDYAAMREVLMRRYKKIATGDGVKPDLIFIDGGKGQLNIAIEVIQELGLSDIMLVGIAKGEGRKPGLEQLFLEGKSEPIIVRKDNVGFHLIQQIRDEAHRFAISGHRAKRAKKRITSSLEDIEGIGSQKRKNLLVYFGGIERIKNASIEEIIMVDGIDKKLAEKIYDYFH; encoded by the coding sequence ATGGACATTAAACCCTTTTTAAAAACACTGCCTAATTTACCTGGTGTATATCGAATGATTAATCAGGCTGGGGAAGTCATTTATGTCGGGAAAGCCAAAGACCTAAAGAAGAGGGTTTCATCTTACTTTGTGAAAACGATTGTAAGTCCTAGAACTAAAATGATGGTGGGCCACATCGATCATATTGAAATAACAGTGACCCATTCGGAAGCTGAGGCGTTGATCTTAGAAAACAATATGATCAAGTCACATATGCCGCGTTACAACGTTATTTTTAGAGACGATAAATCTTATCCATACATTGTATTAACAAATGAAAAATATCCACGTTTAGCTTTTCATCGTGGTGCCCAGAAAAAAGGAAACCAATATTTTGGACCCTTCCCAAATACAAATGCAGTCAGAGAAAGTATTCAGCTTTTACAAAAAGTTTTTAAATTAAGAACATGCGAAAACTCAGTGTTCAAAAATCGATCAAGGCCATGTCTTCAATATCAGATTCATCGATGCACAGCGCCATGCGTCGATTTTATTCCAGAGGATGAGTATAAAAATGACATCAAGCATGCCTCACTTTTTTTAGATGGAAAAGACAGCGAAGTCATAAGCCAACTTACAAATCAAATGAATGAAGCAGCTACTTCGCATGCATATGAACATGCAGCTTTATACCGCGATCGCATTCAAAGTTTAAGACAAGTAAGAACAAAACAATTTGTCAGTGACTTTAGTGCTAGCGATGCTGACATTATTGCTTGCGTTGAAGAAGCTGGAGAATATTGTCTGAACTTAGTCATGATCCGAGCGGGCAGACATTTAGGTGACAAAAGTTTCTTTCCAAAAAACGCTGCTGATATTGAAACTCAAGATGTGATTGAAACTTTCATCGCTCAATACTATACAAATCAGACCATACCTAAATTGATCGTGACCCAACAGCATGTTAATCAATCGCTTCTTTCTGAATTTTTTAAATTAAATTACGACATTGAAGTGAAGGTGATTAACAAAGCAATTGGTGATAAGCGTGTATGGCTCGCTATGGCACAAAAGAATGCGCAGATTGCATTAAAACAAAAACTGATGCAAACAGAAAGCCAGGAAAATAGGGTAGAAGCATTGAAAGCGATTTTCAATCTTTCGGACTCATTTTCAAGAATTGAATGTTTTGATATTAGCCACACAATGGGTGAGGGCACCGTCGCCTCTTGTGTTGTATTTGATAAAGGCAATCTTCAAAATAAAGAATATAGACGTTTTAATATTCAAGATATTACGCCAGGCGATGATTATGCCGCCATGCGAGAAGTCTTAATGCGTCGCTATAAAAAAATTGCAACAGGTGACGGCGTTAAGCCGGATCTTATTTTTATTGACGGGGGCAAGGGCCAGCTCAATATAGCCATTGAGGTGATCCAAGAATTAGGCTTGAGCGATATTATGCTTGTTGGTATTGCAAAAGGTGAGGGAAGAAAGCCAGGATTGGAGCAGCTTTTTTTAGAGGGCAAAAGTGAGCCTATCATTGTGAGAAAAGATAATGTTGGATTTCATTTAATACAACAAATAAGAGACGAAGCGCATCGTTTTGCTATTTCAGGTCATAGAGCTAAGCGCGCTAAGAAAAGAATCACTTCATCTCTAGAAGATATTGAGGGTATTGGTTCGCAAAAGAGAAAAAATCTACTCGTCTATTTTGGCGGTATAGAGCGTATTAAAAATGCTAGTATTGAAGAAATAATCATGGTTGATGGTATTGATAAGAAATTAGCTGAAAAAATTTACGACTACTTTCATTAA
- the pgsA gene encoding CDP-diacylglycerol--glycerol-3-phosphate 3-phosphatidyltransferase has protein sequence MKINVPNALTFFRVFLIPCFVGIYYLPHTLIGQPLMNWIGAGIFLFAAITDWLDGFFARYLNQASKFGAFFDPVADKLMVVAALLVLIELDRVNAIISLIIIGRELSISSLREWMATIGKPGGMAVMFVGKLKTTIQMIAILMLLYYDNLWFINVKWIGNILINIAALLTVISMGYYIRMAWPTLRKSIKIR, from the coding sequence ATGAAGATTAATGTTCCGAATGCGCTTACTTTTTTCAGGGTGTTTTTGATTCCTTGTTTTGTAGGTATTTATTACCTACCTCATACTTTAATTGGCCAGCCCCTAATGAATTGGATAGGCGCTGGTATTTTCTTGTTTGCGGCAATCACAGACTGGTTAGATGGATTCTTTGCCCGGTATTTAAATCAAGCCTCTAAATTTGGTGCTTTTTTTGATCCCGTAGCAGATAAATTGATGGTAGTTGCTGCCCTTCTTGTTTTGATTGAGCTTGATAGGGTCAACGCGATTATCTCTCTAATAATCATTGGTCGCGAGCTCTCCATCAGCTCATTACGCGAATGGATGGCCACTATTGGCAAGCCAGGCGGTATGGCGGTGATGTTTGTCGGTAAGCTTAAGACTACGATCCAAATGATTGCTATTTTGATGCTTCTTTACTACGACAATTTATGGTTTATCAATGTAAAGTGGATAGGCAATATATTGATTAATATAGCCGCATTGCTTACTGTGATTTCGATGGGTTATTACATCCGCATGGCATGGCCTACCTTAAGAAAGAGCATCAAAATAAGGTAA
- the recJ gene encoding single-stranded-DNA-specific exonuclease RecJ, whose translation MFIKSKKIDHTALDALVNAGVNRHLAKFYSARGIKHIDDATLLIEKIIPPEALTNNTLMASILADAILQKHKILIIGDYDTDGATSTAVGVRALKMMGAEVDYLVPNRFEFGYGLTPEIVDLAKEKNPKIIITVDNGIASVEGVNQANQYGIDVLVTDHHLPGETLPHAKCIVNPNQHGCSFPSKYLCGVGVIFYVMLALRAELRKRDYFKDNIEPNLMQLIDLVALGTVADLVPLDRNNRILVEYGIRRIRSGQANPGIRALMALTKKNLSQFHTSDLAFSIAPRLNAAGRLDDMTLGIQCLLSESYEDARFIASSLEALNLKRRSIESEMKDGASIQLHDLNCEAQFSIALYDSTWHQGVIGIIASRIKDKYHRPVIVFAKSEEGILKGSGRSIQSLHLRDALDLISKKDPSILITFGGHAMAAGLTIKEKDFDRFVHFFEETVQGLITSEDLELTIEVDDALNFSEVTYEDVEHINSQVWGQGFPLPIFEGEFEVVEQRILADKHLKLNLLLQNKVFEAIYFNHSEHLPRKIKAIYQVDSNEFNGNKKIQIQLRMLA comes from the coding sequence ATGTTCATTAAATCAAAAAAAATTGACCATACTGCTTTAGATGCACTTGTGAATGCAGGGGTTAATCGTCATTTGGCAAAGTTTTATTCAGCACGTGGCATTAAGCATATTGATGACGCCACACTCTTGATTGAGAAAATTATCCCACCGGAAGCTTTAACTAATAATACCTTGATGGCGTCTATCTTAGCTGACGCTATCTTACAAAAACATAAAATTCTTATCATTGGTGATTATGATACTGATGGTGCAACTTCAACGGCTGTAGGGGTGAGAGCGCTTAAGATGATGGGCGCTGAGGTAGATTACTTGGTTCCTAACCGGTTTGAATTTGGTTATGGTTTGACACCTGAAATTGTTGATTTAGCGAAAGAAAAAAATCCTAAAATTATTATTACCGTGGATAACGGTATCGCCAGTGTAGAGGGTGTAAATCAAGCAAATCAATATGGGATTGATGTGTTGGTCACAGATCACCATCTTCCTGGTGAAACATTACCGCATGCTAAATGTATTGTGAATCCTAATCAGCATGGCTGTTCATTTCCAAGTAAATACTTATGTGGGGTAGGTGTTATTTTTTATGTGATGCTAGCTTTGAGAGCTGAACTTAGAAAACGAGATTATTTTAAAGATAATATTGAGCCTAACTTAATGCAGTTAATCGACCTTGTAGCTTTGGGTACGGTTGCAGATTTAGTCCCTTTAGATCGGAATAATCGTATTTTAGTTGAATACGGCATTCGAAGAATCAGATCAGGCCAGGCTAATCCTGGTATTCGAGCACTGATGGCATTAACTAAAAAAAATCTATCGCAATTTCATACTTCTGATCTCGCTTTTAGCATTGCACCAAGACTTAATGCCGCAGGAAGATTAGATGATATGACTTTAGGTATTCAATGTCTTTTGTCTGAAAGTTATGAGGATGCCCGATTTATTGCATCATCACTTGAAGCTTTAAATCTCAAAAGAAGATCGATTGAATCTGAAATGAAAGATGGTGCATCTATTCAATTACATGATTTGAATTGTGAGGCTCAATTCAGTATCGCTCTCTATGACTCCACGTGGCATCAAGGTGTGATTGGTATTATTGCTTCCCGTATCAAAGATAAATATCATCGCCCCGTCATTGTGTTTGCTAAGTCTGAAGAAGGTATTCTTAAAGGCTCAGGCAGATCTATTCAATCGCTCCATTTAAGAGATGCACTTGATCTTATTTCGAAAAAGGATCCAAGCATTCTGATCACATTTGGTGGTCATGCGATGGCTGCTGGGCTCACTATCAAAGAAAAGGATTTTGATCGCTTCGTTCATTTCTTTGAAGAAACAGTCCAGGGTTTAATTACCTCAGAGGACCTTGAGTTAACTATTGAAGTTGATGATGCGCTTAATTTTTCAGAAGTAACTTATGAAGATGTAGAACATATCAATTCACAAGTGTGGGGACAAGGTTTTCCGCTTCCTATTTTTGAAGGTGAGTTTGAAGTTGTTGAGCAAAGAATCCTTGCAGATAAACATTTAAAGTTAAATCTTTTATTACAAAATAAGGTATTCGAAGCTATTTATTTTAATCACAGTGAGCACCTCCCTAGAAAGATTAAAGCGATCTATCAGGTTGATTCTAATGAGTTTAATGGCAATAAAAAAATTCAAATTCAATTAAGGATGTTGGCCTAA
- the tpiA gene encoding triose-phosphate isomerase encodes MRRKIVVGNWKMNGSLASNERLLKALVEKIPQAISVDIVVCAPYPYLFQTQSYLKHSPIFWGAQNVAKFESGAFTGEVSVSMLKEFGASYVIIGHSERSTAYCESDENIATKFMMVKKAGMTPILCVGETLIEREAGIMEKVVSKQLDTIIEMYGEEIFDETVIAYEPIWAIGSDLAASPEQAQAMHQFIREKLSSNTKVIKSLKIIYGGSVNPQNALQLFSMPDVDGGLVGRASLNASDFESICHSAEI; translated from the coding sequence ATGAGACGTAAAATCGTTGTGGGTAATTGGAAAATGAATGGTTCCTTGGCGTCTAACGAAAGACTTCTTAAGGCCTTAGTAGAAAAGATCCCTCAAGCAATTTCGGTGGATATTGTGGTCTGTGCCCCTTACCCCTATTTATTTCAAACACAATCCTACCTCAAGCATTCACCTATCTTTTGGGGTGCTCAGAACGTGGCTAAGTTTGAGTCAGGCGCTTTTACAGGCGAAGTGAGCGTTTCTATGCTCAAAGAATTTGGTGCAAGCTATGTGATCATCGGCCACTCAGAGCGAAGTACAGCTTATTGCGAGTCCGATGAAAATATTGCCACTAAATTTATGATGGTTAAAAAAGCAGGTATGACGCCGATTCTCTGTGTAGGTGAAACTTTAATTGAGAGAGAAGCTGGCATCATGGAAAAGGTCGTATCTAAGCAGCTTGATACGATTATTGAAATGTATGGCGAAGAAATTTTCGACGAGACCGTGATTGCTTATGAGCCTATATGGGCTATTGGCTCTGATTTGGCGGCTTCACCTGAGCAAGCGCAAGCGATGCATCAATTTATTCGTGAGAAATTATCCTCAAATACTAAGGTCATAAAGAGCCTTAAAATCATCTATGGAGGGAGCGTAAACCCCCAAAATGCGTTACAATTATTCTCTATGCCAGACGTAGACGGCGGACTCGTAGGACGAGCATCTTTAAATGCAAGTGATTTTGAGTCTATTTGTCATTCAGCCGAAATATAA
- the secG gene encoding preprotein translocase subunit SecG — MENLVTIIHVIACLGVIGLVLMQHGKGADMGAAFGSGSSGSLFGVSGSSNFLSRTTAIFVLVFFLTSISLAFIAGQKSGTGSVVKTTGSSEVQKPSETKSGEAQSNSSSGAQNIPK, encoded by the coding sequence ATGGAAAATTTAGTAACAATTATTCATGTGATTGCATGCTTAGGTGTCATTGGTTTGGTGCTGATGCAACACGGCAAGGGCGCTGATATGGGTGCCGCTTTTGGAAGCGGATCATCAGGTAGTTTATTCGGCGTAAGCGGCTCATCGAATTTTTTAAGTAGAACAACAGCAATATTTGTTTTAGTCTTTTTTCTGACCAGCATTTCCTTGGCGTTCATCGCAGGTCAAAAATCAGGCACCGGAAGTGTGGTGAAAACAACTGGGTCATCAGAAGTGCAAAAACCTTCTGAAACTAAAAGCGGTGAAGCTCAGTCGAATTCATCAAGTGGCGCTCAAAATATCCCAAAATAG
- a CDS encoding NADH-quinone oxidoreductase subunit A, which produces MLENYFPILLFICVGLAVGAGPLLIGSILSPNKPDSEKNSPYECGFEAFEDARMKFDVRYYLVAILFILFDLEITFLFPWAVVIQKIGMFGFIAMMIFLAILVVGFIYEWKKGALDWE; this is translated from the coding sequence GTGCTGGAAAATTATTTTCCAATTTTATTGTTCATATGCGTAGGACTTGCGGTTGGTGCAGGGCCTCTTCTCATCGGCAGCATTCTCTCACCTAATAAACCTGATAGTGAAAAAAATTCTCCATACGAATGTGGCTTCGAAGCTTTCGAAGATGCGCGTATGAAATTTGATGTCCGATATTATCTTGTTGCTATCCTCTTTATTTTATTTGATCTTGAAATAACATTTCTTTTCCCCTGGGCAGTAGTCATTCAAAAAATTGGTATGTTTGGATTTATTGCCATGATGATTTTCCTAGCTATTTTAGTTGTTGGATTTATTTACGAATGGAAGAAAGGTGCCCTTGATTGGGAATAG